A single Saccharolobus shibatae B12 DNA region contains:
- a CDS encoding aldolase/citrate lyase/malate synthase family protein produces MSFSLKIPGEIYQKYSDLFGEKTINDRIVSVEKLIEELAIEFSDEIRRVINKRRQWLESKDPVTSKGAFPSFDEVFVDADGNKRTFREIIQGMIDNFLGVQSKLRWRLNENVPIPKDAHPLNNPGLEITGPWYPLSRAYNQINSDVACVMEDEEDASPAWYVPFGSGKTTADVWEGRKNVKLFLSGKAPNPYYEKGKTYSLNKPRDKWPVIFHRLPGLHLLDFDITLNGKPVPAIIVSAVIYILNNYNSLKSVGSGVYFYLPKTQTPDEALVIEKILRRIESKLGLKIGTLKIALLYEEVNAGRFFPIILWIFRERLIKSNNGRWDYLGSLIEMWLQEKVLPDPQNITMTSPNMMAYQKYNALMMLLAGAKNGEADSAPVGGMAAVMLYPQTDPFGRNRYNLKALRGIKLDKLRERLIGLIFVAEDKVEGKVTLEEVINGKVKGKLYDMFRQSWVATKEEAYVEAGSKPLRASLEELQKIIDAPVNYIEVEGTKLPTVDSGLTPEERALFQKLGLIDERGKITPWVITKEMINTPEKLLFNKELWGGKDLWHSLYDIPEGDITPEHVQHAFYMAANYGFQLLNGNLAAAIDDYELKQRFMNDLATYRIFTSWLWSVINRDASFTKDGYIKGPKLTKDGVIPAEDVLKVTKGTKIKDIFEKLWELHLDWTYEFYKEQDMRAARKIAETFGKTNNTTTVEEVYKIISKAYSSGPFREMSAKEAAQKLAKILNADASEIEEELINLAPRFDRAMAPVIMEILMKQLLYPKYIMNSGKILFILSPLDPDRRSKVMDSIFSFRKMVEDKVRRGELDKWVLELYDYVYDNYW; encoded by the coding sequence ATGTCTTTTAGCTTAAAAATCCCTGGAGAGATATATCAAAAGTATAGTGACCTCTTCGGAGAAAAGACCATAAACGATAGGATTGTAAGTGTCGAAAAACTCATTGAGGAGCTCGCAATTGAGTTCTCGGATGAGATAAGGAGGGTTATTAATAAAAGGAGACAATGGTTAGAATCAAAAGATCCCGTGACCTCTAAGGGTGCTTTCCCATCCTTTGACGAAGTCTTTGTAGACGCTGATGGAAATAAGAGAACCTTTAGGGAAATCATTCAAGGGATGATAGACAATTTCCTAGGAGTACAGTCTAAGCTGAGGTGGAGGTTAAATGAAAATGTACCGATACCAAAAGACGCACATCCCCTTAATAACCCAGGATTGGAAATCACTGGACCCTGGTATCCTCTGAGTAGGGCATATAATCAAATAAATTCAGACGTGGCATGTGTTATGGAAGATGAGGAAGATGCATCACCTGCGTGGTACGTCCCCTTTGGTTCTGGTAAAACAACAGCTGACGTATGGGAGGGAAGAAAGAACGTAAAACTCTTTCTCTCCGGTAAGGCTCCAAATCCTTACTACGAGAAGGGGAAAACGTATAGCTTAAATAAACCTAGAGATAAGTGGCCCGTGATTTTTCACAGACTTCCTGGATTGCACCTCTTGGATTTTGACATAACGCTAAATGGTAAACCAGTACCGGCTATAATTGTTTCTGCCGTCATATATATCCTAAATAATTACAATAGCCTAAAGAGCGTAGGCTCTGGGGTATATTTCTATCTGCCTAAAACACAGACACCAGATGAGGCATTGGTAATAGAAAAGATCTTGAGAAGAATTGAGTCTAAACTAGGGCTTAAGATAGGTACGCTTAAGATTGCCCTCCTTTACGAGGAGGTTAATGCGGGAAGATTTTTCCCTATAATACTGTGGATATTTCGTGAGAGGCTCATTAAATCAAATAACGGTAGATGGGACTACTTGGGAAGTTTAATTGAGATGTGGTTACAAGAGAAAGTACTTCCCGATCCCCAAAACATTACCATGACCTCACCAAACATGATGGCTTATCAAAAATACAACGCACTCATGATGCTATTAGCTGGGGCAAAGAATGGTGAAGCCGATTCAGCTCCAGTAGGCGGTATGGCTGCAGTAATGCTTTATCCTCAAACTGATCCGTTCGGGAGAAATAGATACAACTTAAAGGCATTAAGGGGAATAAAGTTAGATAAGTTAAGAGAGAGGCTAATAGGGCTTATATTTGTAGCAGAGGATAAAGTTGAAGGTAAAGTTACTTTAGAGGAGGTAATTAACGGAAAAGTAAAGGGTAAACTTTATGATATGTTTAGACAGAGTTGGGTTGCAACCAAGGAAGAGGCTTACGTAGAGGCGGGAAGTAAACCCTTAAGGGCAAGCCTAGAGGAATTGCAGAAAATAATTGATGCACCAGTTAACTATATTGAAGTAGAGGGAACCAAATTACCTACTGTGGATAGTGGATTAACACCAGAGGAAAGAGCATTATTCCAAAAACTTGGCCTAATTGATGAAAGAGGAAAAATAACACCTTGGGTTATAACTAAGGAAATGATTAACACTCCCGAAAAGTTACTATTTAATAAGGAATTATGGGGTGGAAAGGATCTATGGCATTCGTTATATGACATCCCGGAGGGAGACATTACACCGGAGCACGTTCAACACGCATTCTATATGGCAGCAAATTATGGTTTCCAATTGCTTAATGGTAACTTAGCTGCAGCAATAGATGATTATGAATTAAAGCAAAGATTCATGAATGATCTAGCTACCTATAGAATATTTACTTCTTGGCTATGGAGTGTGATAAATAGGGATGCTAGCTTCACAAAGGATGGATACATTAAGGGACCAAAGCTAACTAAGGACGGTGTGATTCCAGCTGAAGATGTTCTAAAGGTTACAAAGGGGACTAAGATAAAGGACATATTTGAGAAGTTATGGGAGTTACACTTAGATTGGACATATGAGTTTTACAAAGAACAAGATATGAGGGCAGCTAGGAAAATAGCGGAAACCTTTGGAAAGACAAATAATACTACCACAGTGGAAGAGGTATATAAGATAATTTCTAAGGCTTATAGTTCGGGTCCGTTTAGAGAAATGTCAGCTAAAGAAGCTGCTCAGAAGTTGGCAAAAATTCTTAACGCTGACGCCTCTGAGATCGAGGAAGAGCTTATTAATTTAGCCCCAAGGTTTGACAGAGCTATGGCTCCAGTAATAATGGAAATTTTAATGAAACAGTTGTTATATCCCAAGTACATTATGAATAGTGGGAAGATTCTCTTTATACTATCTCCGTTAGATCCGGATAGGAGGTCAAAGGTCATGGATAGCATATTCTCGTTTAGAAAAATGGTTGAAGATAAGGTAAGAAGAGGAGAACTAGATAAGTGGGTATTGGAGTTGTATGACTACGTTTACGACAATTACTGGTAA